A genomic stretch from Sulfobacillus thermosulfidooxidans includes:
- a CDS encoding MGDG synthase family glycosyltransferase: MRILIASLPIGTGHDIAAKALAEACLKLGMDVEFSEHLVGKARIETGLYFWALKYIPRQYGYIFRWGDHSPLQWAKHRQRWMRIGQDILNHVYDLYEPDVILATHPFALNAWAGVKEVHSHLKLVGVLTDLSVHRFWYEPLADAYTVWLPEQVDDLARFGVKKEQVWQTGIPIRSSFHEPAWELPLYAKDPIVLLGGGLGMGPYYRILRKLAEADYPVVAVCGHNERLRWHLDQYSWPDVVTIVGYVEKMPLLLHHSRLVVGKPGGVTAAEVAQSHVPFILTHWIPGQEEANRDRLLVHDMAVRGDKDLLKWVRNLLPEESPLRRKIIHHQELWARPHAASDIANRLLNL, encoded by the coding sequence ATGCGGATATTAATCGCCAGCTTGCCCATAGGCACAGGCCATGATATTGCGGCTAAAGCGTTGGCAGAAGCTTGTTTAAAACTCGGAATGGACGTGGAGTTCTCTGAGCATTTAGTGGGGAAGGCACGCATTGAAACCGGATTATATTTTTGGGCTTTAAAATATATTCCGCGTCAATATGGCTATATTTTTCGCTGGGGCGATCATTCGCCATTGCAATGGGCTAAACATCGTCAACGTTGGATGCGTATTGGTCAAGATATCTTGAATCATGTTTATGATCTTTATGAACCCGACGTCATTCTGGCGACCCATCCTTTCGCCTTGAATGCGTGGGCTGGGGTGAAAGAGGTACATTCCCATTTGAAGCTTGTTGGAGTGTTGACCGATTTATCTGTACACCGCTTTTGGTATGAGCCTTTGGCCGATGCCTACACTGTGTGGCTGCCTGAACAAGTCGACGATTTGGCGCGCTTCGGAGTGAAAAAAGAACAGGTCTGGCAGACAGGCATTCCGATCCGGTCATCCTTTCATGAACCGGCGTGGGAATTACCGCTGTATGCGAAAGATCCCATTGTGCTCTTAGGCGGAGGATTGGGAATGGGACCATATTACCGTATTTTGCGTAAATTGGCGGAAGCCGATTATCCTGTTGTTGCGGTGTGCGGCCATAACGAACGTTTGCGTTGGCATCTTGATCAATATTCATGGCCCGATGTTGTCACGATTGTCGGATATGTGGAAAAAATGCCGTTATTGTTGCATCATTCTCGGCTTGTTGTCGGCAAACCTGGTGGTGTCACGGCAGCAGAAGTCGCCCAATCACATGTGCCTTTCATTTTGACCCATTGGATTCCAGGACAAGAAGAAGCCAACCGGGATCGTTTGTTGGTCCATGATATGGCCGTGCGTGGCGACAAAGACTTATTGAAATGGGTTCGGAACCTTCTTCCCGAAGAATCTCCTTTACGCCGCAAAATTATTCATCATCAAGAACTTTGGGCCCGTCCGCATGCCGCCTCCGATATTGCCAATCGCTTATTGAACCTTTAA
- a CDS encoding divergent PAP2 family protein, translating into MQWLLDSNRVLISAVTAAVTAQLLKFLIYVVSRHEPRYDRLVGAGGMPSSHSAMVVALVSSIGYQYGWRSGEFAISAVFGLIVLYDAIHVRRVVGLQSRYLNLVSRSEYVADIDRDFPEFVGHTPWEVAAGTIWGLIISKLFY; encoded by the coding sequence TTGCAATGGCTCCTGGACAGCAACCGCGTGCTCATCAGCGCGGTCACTGCCGCAGTGACTGCACAATTGTTGAAATTTCTGATTTACGTGGTATCCCGTCATGAACCGCGCTATGATCGCCTGGTTGGTGCTGGGGGTATGCCCTCGTCCCATTCCGCCATGGTCGTTGCCTTAGTTTCATCTATTGGATACCAGTACGGCTGGCGTTCGGGAGAATTTGCGATCAGTGCCGTCTTTGGTCTCATTGTGCTTTATGATGCGATTCATGTGCGGCGTGTGGTAGGACTGCAATCTCGGTATCTTAATCTTGTTTCCCGCTCCGAATATGTCGCAGATATCGACCGGGATTTTCCAGAATTTGTGGGCCATACTCCCTGGGAAGTGGCCGCCGGCACGATTTGGGGTCTGATTATTAGCAAATTATTTTATTAA
- the spo0A gene encoding sporulation transcription factor Spo0A, with amino-acid sequence MAIKVLIADDNREFCELLQEAIRGEEGLEVAGIANHGMEVLELLSQQPVDVIVLDIIMPHLDGIGVLERLAQMDLPNPPRVIILTAFGQETMTQKALELGADYYILKPFNLKVLASRVKQLAGSPAPAKKSNVPSGKITVVPVKNLDVEVTNIIHEIGIPAHIKGYLYLREAIVMVINRVDLLSGVTKELYPAIASKYKTTPSRVERAIRHAIEVAWSRGNVDVINGIFGHTVNRDRGKPTNSEFIAMVADKLRMQIKAS; translated from the coding sequence ATGGCAATAAAGGTATTAATCGCGGATGACAATCGCGAATTCTGTGAATTATTGCAAGAAGCGATACGCGGCGAAGAAGGACTGGAAGTGGCCGGTATTGCTAATCATGGTATGGAAGTATTAGAACTGCTTTCACAACAACCTGTTGACGTCATTGTTCTTGACATCATTATGCCTCATTTAGACGGCATTGGTGTTTTAGAAAGATTGGCTCAAATGGATTTACCCAATCCTCCACGGGTTATTATTTTAACGGCATTTGGACAAGAAACGATGACACAAAAGGCCCTAGAACTGGGGGCTGATTACTATATCCTTAAACCTTTTAATCTAAAAGTATTGGCGTCTCGTGTTAAACAATTGGCGGGTTCGCCAGCGCCGGCCAAAAAATCTAATGTACCCTCAGGAAAAATTACGGTCGTTCCGGTCAAGAACCTTGATGTCGAAGTGACCAATATTATTCATGAAATTGGAATACCTGCCCACATCAAAGGCTATTTATACCTGCGGGAAGCAATTGTGATGGTCATTAACCGTGTCGATTTATTAAGTGGTGTGACCAAAGAGTTGTATCCGGCCATTGCTTCAAAATACAAGACAACGCCCAGCCGAGTCGAACGAGCCATCCGCCATGCAATCGAAGTGGCTTGGTCACGAGGAAATGTCGATGTAATTAACGGCATTTTCGGACATACTGTCAATCGAGACCGGGGTAAACCAACGAATTCCGAGTTTATTGCCATGGTGGCGGATAAGCTACGAATGCAAATTAAGGCCAGTTAA
- the spoIIM gene encoding stage II sporulation protein M codes for MVTTYPATIWDEYLRHYWTPVYIATATFAVGLLFGVLAIGTLTPADIFSLDTYLRHFVDMETTSPTYHGVFQSALTNNLKILGLLYILGVSVAGMPLVLVALFFRGFVLGFTAAFMISSLHWQGIILTLITIVLQNVFIVPALIIVGGVALGFSWQLIAARSPTAKSSLAQRFGAFTTLVLAMGLVMVVGTFLEAYGAPFLMHLLGQWGI; via the coding sequence ATGGTTACAACATACCCTGCGACCATATGGGATGAATATCTCCGGCATTATTGGACGCCTGTCTATATTGCCACGGCAACGTTTGCAGTAGGACTCCTCTTTGGGGTGCTTGCGATTGGAACATTGACACCTGCGGATATTTTTTCCCTGGATACCTATTTACGCCATTTTGTTGATATGGAAACCACGTCGCCAACATATCATGGAGTATTTCAATCTGCCTTAACCAACAATTTGAAAATTTTAGGTCTACTCTATATTCTCGGGGTTTCGGTGGCGGGAATGCCACTGGTGCTTGTGGCCTTGTTTTTCCGGGGATTTGTTCTCGGTTTTACGGCAGCGTTCATGATTTCCTCGTTACATTGGCAAGGCATCATTCTGACTCTCATTACCATCGTCTTACAAAATGTGTTCATTGTCCCAGCCCTCATTATTGTGGGTGGGGTGGCATTAGGTTTTTCTTGGCAACTTATTGCAGCGAGAAGCCCCACCGCAAAAAGTTCATTAGCTCAACGATTTGGGGCATTTACAACATTGGTATTGGCTATGGGCCTGGTCATGGTAGTGGGAACCTTTTTAGAAGCCTATGGCGCCCCCTTTTTGATGCATTTATTGGGCCAATGGGGCATCTGA
- a CDS encoding NUDIX hydrolase, whose protein sequence is MEHRSGPGQWVYQGRTISVRVDPVKVRTIFTSREVVVRVPAVAVIAETRDAQIVMIKQYRWAVGQWLYELPAGKVDGTESPLVAAKRELQEETGYMANEWRLVRTFYPTPGYSDEKIFLFYARDLTYAQTHLDADEEIDTELWDTHKIRAFLESADDINGIALTGLQWWLCKDID, encoded by the coding sequence ATGGAGCATCGTTCGGGTCCCGGACAATGGGTATATCAAGGTCGAACGATATCTGTTCGTGTAGACCCGGTGAAGGTGAGAACCATTTTCACTTCGCGTGAAGTGGTTGTCCGCGTGCCGGCGGTGGCGGTTATTGCTGAAACGCGTGATGCCCAGATTGTCATGATCAAGCAATATCGATGGGCTGTAGGCCAGTGGTTATATGAATTGCCCGCGGGAAAAGTGGATGGAACCGAAAGCCCTTTGGTGGCGGCTAAGAGGGAACTGCAAGAAGAAACAGGATACATGGCGAATGAGTGGCGGCTGGTGAGGACGTTTTATCCTACGCCAGGCTATAGCGATGAGAAAATCTTTTTGTTCTATGCCCGGGATTTAACTTATGCTCAAACACATCTCGATGCAGATGAAGAAATTGACACAGAATTGTGGGACACCCATAAGATTCGCGCCTTTCTCGAATCTGCTGACGACATTAATGGGATCGCATTGACCGGGCTACAATGGTGGCTGTGTAAAGATATCGATTAA
- the spoIVB gene encoding SpoIVB peptidase, with the protein MKRRERVARIIGMIGAATVIITGFLPPVRQMVDIPKIIMVPSGQRISLPWSTWLSLGALKSYPVSIEPGRVDIWGANPGHFILQPKLFGWIPWRPVPVDVTRPLYEVPGGQSIGVVVNTRGLVVRGYAPIVVNGHLVDPAEEAGIDKGDVIVEANHHPVTSNQALEQAVQRSGIQHQAVALGVQGARHFHWRYVRPVWSQTQHAWHIGVVVQNGASGVGTLTFYDPHTLKYAALGHSITDGLTRIPISVRSGQLTGARIVGIIAGSIHGPGQKIGVLANGQNVKGTVGTNGVFGITGRLSHKPLWGPKKALPVALPDQVHPGPAQIITVLHGQTPQSFSIRILKTYLQWHAHTKGLLFEVDDPALLRQTGGIIQGMSGSPIIQDGRLVGAVTHVLMSRPSLGYGCYAYWMVKQKSFS; encoded by the coding sequence ATGAAACGGCGTGAACGTGTTGCGCGTATTATCGGTATGATCGGAGCGGCAACGGTCATTATCACCGGATTTCTTCCACCTGTGCGCCAAATGGTGGATATTCCCAAAATCATCATGGTTCCCTCGGGACAGCGCATTTCATTGCCTTGGAGCACATGGCTTTCGCTGGGGGCGCTAAAATCCTATCCTGTGTCCATTGAACCCGGGCGGGTCGATATTTGGGGAGCAAATCCCGGGCACTTTATATTACAGCCTAAACTGTTTGGATGGATTCCCTGGCGACCTGTTCCCGTCGACGTGACACGACCGCTTTATGAAGTGCCCGGTGGACAGTCCATTGGGGTGGTTGTGAATACCCGGGGACTGGTGGTGAGAGGTTATGCTCCGATTGTCGTCAACGGCCACTTGGTGGATCCGGCTGAAGAGGCGGGAATCGACAAGGGGGATGTGATTGTGGAAGCTAATCATCACCCGGTGACATCCAATCAGGCACTCGAACAGGCAGTTCAGAGGTCGGGCATACAACATCAGGCAGTGGCGCTTGGGGTGCAAGGGGCTCGTCACTTTCATTGGCGGTATGTGAGGCCTGTATGGTCTCAGACACAGCATGCATGGCATATTGGAGTGGTGGTACAAAATGGAGCAAGCGGAGTTGGCACCTTAACTTTTTACGATCCTCATACGTTAAAATATGCGGCGTTGGGACATAGTATAACCGATGGGCTAACACGCATACCGATTTCGGTCAGAAGCGGTCAATTAACGGGGGCTCGCATTGTCGGAATTATCGCTGGTTCTATTCATGGACCCGGTCAAAAAATTGGCGTGTTAGCGAATGGACAGAATGTGAAGGGCACTGTGGGGACCAATGGTGTTTTCGGGATTACTGGTCGTCTGAGCCATAAGCCCCTATGGGGTCCCAAAAAAGCACTGCCCGTGGCCTTGCCCGACCAAGTGCATCCCGGCCCCGCACAGATTATCACCGTGTTACATGGTCAGACCCCGCAATCATTTTCGATTCGGATTTTGAAAACGTATTTACAATGGCATGCGCATACAAAGGGTTTGTTGTTTGAAGTGGATGATCCAGCCTTGTTGCGTCAGACCGGTGGCATTATACAAGGGATGAGCGGCAGTCCCATTATACAAGATGGTCGTCTTGTGGGAGCGGTGACCCATGTCTTGATGAGTCGACCCTCCCTCGGTTATGGCTGTTATGCTTATTGGATGGTCAAACAAAAATCTTTTTCTTAG
- a CDS encoding biotin-dependent carboxyltransferase family protein, with protein sequence MRTIHILKPGPFSHIQDLGRPGLEYLGLNRCGPLDFQSFVIAQTLVHNDLHEAAIEMSYQGLEFTSDHPLIFAVVGAENVRIDNEVYSGSVALMAKSQQLVQIGRLTQSRAYLAIQGGLDTPVILGSRSTDFTAGIGGWHGRSLRSGDRIPFKPVETARRMTGHTAPHWAYYSTEEPLKVVLGPHAYEFSSHTLETFFKESYTINKLSNIMGIRLMGTPVPPHNQAANRLSEGTVPGAIQVPPDGQPIVLLNQRGTIGGYPIIATLLGPELWRLAQWPMASPLSFAAMSLRAAQSLSRSVYQRLMAWREQVMAGP encoded by the coding sequence ATGAGAACCATTCACATTCTTAAACCGGGACCTTTTTCTCACATTCAAGATCTGGGACGCCCGGGACTCGAATATTTGGGTCTCAACCGCTGTGGCCCGTTAGATTTCCAGTCTTTCGTGATTGCGCAGACTTTGGTTCATAATGATTTGCACGAAGCCGCCATTGAAATGAGCTACCAGGGATTGGAATTCACCAGTGATCATCCGTTGATTTTCGCCGTTGTCGGAGCCGAAAATGTGCGCATCGATAACGAAGTCTATTCCGGTTCGGTGGCGCTCATGGCGAAATCCCAACAACTAGTGCAAATCGGACGGCTAACCCAATCCCGGGCCTATTTAGCTATTCAAGGAGGGCTAGATACCCCGGTTATTTTGGGAAGCCGTTCCACAGATTTTACAGCAGGTATTGGCGGATGGCATGGTCGCTCCTTACGGTCCGGGGACCGTATTCCCTTTAAGCCGGTAGAAACTGCTCGGCGTATGACAGGACATACCGCTCCCCATTGGGCTTATTATTCCACAGAAGAACCACTCAAGGTCGTACTCGGACCCCATGCCTATGAGTTTTCGTCCCATACCCTAGAAACCTTTTTCAAAGAATCGTATACCATTAATAAGTTGAGTAATATCATGGGGATCCGGCTTATGGGAACTCCAGTGCCCCCCCATAACCAGGCCGCCAACCGACTGTCTGAAGGTACAGTTCCGGGCGCAATTCAAGTCCCGCCAGATGGTCAACCGATTGTGTTATTGAATCAACGCGGCACCATTGGCGGCTACCCCATTATCGCAACCCTGCTCGGCCCGGAATTGTGGCGTCTTGCCCAGTGGCCAATGGCTTCCCCGCTGAGCTTTGCAGCCATGTCGTTGAGAGCCGCCCAGTCTCTTAGTCGCAGCGTTTACCAAAGACTGATGGCATGGCGCGAGCAGGTTATGGCAGGCCCATAA
- a CDS encoding YciI family protein, with amino-acid sequence MMALYAAWLTIVDAELNQKTRPQHLAYLKHLHQHGKVAWAGPFSDKSGGMVIYQTDNAEEAMELAHNDPAVTSGARTVVVKPWELLNFESL; translated from the coding sequence ATGATGGCGTTATATGCAGCCTGGTTAACGATTGTGGATGCTGAATTGAATCAGAAAACACGTCCACAGCATTTGGCTTATTTAAAGCACCTTCATCAACATGGTAAAGTGGCCTGGGCAGGTCCTTTTTCGGATAAATCAGGCGGAATGGTGATTTACCAGACGGATAACGCAGAGGAGGCCATGGAGCTTGCCCACAATGATCCGGCTGTCACATCGGGTGCCCGCACGGTTGTGGTGAAGCCATGGGAATTATTGAATTTTGAATCATTATGA
- a CDS encoding RNA chaperone Hfq, with amino-acid sequence MSRDRWVEVPQTNRSAKARIQKPHSTQNAAQTHVSTGPAGNRTSYVQDAFYQHLMTERSLVEVVFLDGMSLIGVIDGFDTYAILLLSNGEEILIFKSAIRYIHLYLGDGNEEQNV; translated from the coding sequence ATGTCTCGTGATAGATGGGTTGAAGTGCCCCAAACCAACCGCAGCGCTAAAGCCCGCATCCAAAAACCCCATTCAACTCAAAACGCGGCGCAGACGCATGTTTCGACAGGGCCGGCTGGCAATCGTACGAGTTATGTTCAGGATGCTTTTTATCAGCATTTGATGACCGAACGGTCTTTAGTTGAAGTCGTATTTTTGGATGGAATGTCCCTAATAGGGGTCATCGATGGATTTGATACCTATGCCATTTTATTGTTGAGCAATGGCGAGGAGATTTTGATTTTCAAATCGGCCATCCGGTATATTCATCTTTATTTGGGTGATGGCAATGAGGAGCAAAATGTGTAA
- the pxpB gene encoding 5-oxoprolinase subunit PxpB — protein sequence MAIRWYEMGDFNIQVDFSQAPGYDNPQVIYKIFDQVRRDSRTQSWQMIPSYTTLTISYPWKQPLSDVLEILQQYLEISESNSYGVKRYHIPVCYDEEFGPDLAYVANFHRLSIAEVIELHAHPDYRIEAVGFSPGFPYLSGLSPQLITPRRHTPRAKVPPGSVAIGGRQTGIYPVSTPGGWHLIGRTPLILFRPHNDPPIVYHPGDLLHFVPISRAEYDQFAANPEQSISVEWMT from the coding sequence TTGGCCATTCGATGGTATGAAATGGGAGACTTTAACATCCAGGTAGATTTTTCTCAAGCGCCAGGATATGATAATCCCCAAGTTATCTATAAAATCTTTGACCAAGTTCGACGTGATAGTCGCACACAATCTTGGCAGATGATTCCCAGTTACACCACTTTAACGATATCTTATCCATGGAAGCAACCTCTTAGCGATGTTCTGGAGATTCTTCAACAATATCTTGAGATATCAGAATCGAACTCCTACGGTGTCAAACGATATCACATCCCAGTCTGTTACGACGAAGAATTTGGGCCGGACTTAGCATATGTCGCAAACTTTCATCGTCTTTCCATTGCCGAAGTTATTGAACTCCATGCTCATCCTGATTACCGAATTGAAGCGGTAGGATTTTCTCCGGGTTTTCCCTATTTGTCGGGTCTTTCCCCGCAATTAATAACGCCTCGTCGTCACACTCCAAGGGCCAAAGTTCCCCCGGGTTCTGTGGCGATTGGTGGACGTCAAACAGGGATTTATCCGGTCAGTACCCCAGGGGGATGGCACCTTATTGGACGCACTCCCTTGATTCTTTTTCGCCCTCACAACGATCCGCCCATCGTTTATCACCCAGGAGATTTATTACACTTTGTTCCCATTAGTCGCGCCGAATATGACCAATTTGCGGCAAATCCAGAACAATCCATTAGCGTGGAGTGGATGACATGA
- a CDS encoding SDR family NAD(P)-dependent oxidoreductase, which produces MNHYEFSPVALITGTSSGIGRALAQYLIDKHYIVIATARDVDSISDLPAAAHLSLDVTQQVQIDEAAHYVMRQFGRLDVLVNNAAMALRGSIEDVPETMWETIFDVNLMGPVRMIQAFTPYFRQQQRGHIINITTVRSLWGMPFLGTYTASKQALDALTMALSHELAPWGIFVTLVRVGLTKTPLFQRSQQYSEPWITSQSPYWESYQHGQKIFERVVRFAVNPSIIAQHIEKIMASSRPPRILTIPPQARIFDNLLPLFRLIRRLRKA; this is translated from the coding sequence TTGAATCATTATGAATTCTCTCCAGTTGCATTGATTACAGGGACCTCGAGCGGAATTGGCCGGGCTCTGGCGCAATATTTGATCGATAAACATTATATCGTGATCGCCACGGCCCGGGATGTGGACAGCATTTCCGATCTGCCGGCAGCAGCTCATCTCTCACTGGACGTGACTCAACAAGTTCAAATCGATGAGGCCGCACACTATGTCATGCGACAGTTTGGACGTCTTGATGTATTGGTGAATAATGCGGCTATGGCGCTGCGCGGGAGTATTGAGGATGTTCCGGAAACAATGTGGGAGACGATTTTTGATGTTAACCTCATGGGCCCTGTCCGGATGATTCAGGCCTTTACCCCTTATTTTCGCCAGCAACAACGTGGTCACATCATTAATATCACCACCGTCAGGTCGCTTTGGGGAATGCCTTTTCTGGGAACTTACACCGCTAGCAAACAGGCATTAGATGCGCTAACCATGGCTCTGAGTCATGAATTGGCGCCATGGGGAATTTTTGTGACATTGGTGCGGGTGGGATTAACAAAAACCCCGTTATTTCAACGTTCGCAGCAATATTCAGAGCCTTGGATTACCTCCCAATCACCCTATTGGGAGTCATATCAACACGGACAAAAAATATTTGAGCGCGTTGTGCGTTTTGCAGTGAATCCGTCAATCATTGCCCAGCATATCGAGAAGATAATGGCTTCGTCACGTCCGCCCCGGATACTGACCATACCTCCACAAGCCCGGATTTTTGACAATCTATTACCCCTATTTCGCTTGATAAGACGGTTGAGAAAGGCTTAG
- a CDS encoding helix-turn-helix domain-containing protein, whose translation MESIPLIEDIHAELLQAKHHGHDLLKRFGVWMRQHRERRGLTVTELAHRIGVSQVLITRVERGNAVLSESKLSKIFEILEIHPMFWRRFQDSHEDPNIHEQAHMLHAQLQTARICCPALMLEFGWYIRHYRHQKHWTETELAAKVGVTKQTICGVEQGKMVPSATLITHLAEQLNMSLRDWRIPSNHEVLDGPRDLFWHTLTRLWGGLADEDKMVILQLIGRLSRDESRWDDQQSWNSLGEKAEGQLLGLDP comes from the coding sequence ATGGAATCGATACCGTTAATAGAGGATATCCATGCGGAGTTGCTCCAGGCCAAACATCATGGCCATGACCTTTTAAAACGCTTTGGCGTCTGGATGCGCCAACACCGGGAAAGGCGCGGGCTCACAGTGACTGAACTCGCGCACCGTATTGGTGTCTCGCAAGTTCTCATAACTCGAGTAGAGCGAGGCAATGCCGTCTTAAGCGAAAGCAAATTATCAAAAATTTTTGAAATCCTTGAAATACATCCGATGTTCTGGCGGCGTTTTCAAGATAGCCACGAGGATCCTAACATTCATGAACAAGCCCACATGCTTCATGCTCAATTGCAGACGGCGCGGATTTGTTGTCCCGCTTTGATGCTGGAATTCGGCTGGTATATTCGTCATTACCGTCATCAAAAACATTGGACGGAAACGGAACTGGCGGCAAAAGTGGGTGTGACGAAGCAGACAATCTGTGGGGTAGAACAGGGGAAGATGGTTCCGAGTGCGACCTTAATTACTCATTTGGCGGAGCAACTCAATATGTCTCTGCGCGATTGGCGTATCCCTTCAAACCATGAAGTTCTTGACGGGCCGCGGGATCTATTTTGGCATACGTTGACGCGATTATGGGGAGGATTAGCGGACGAGGACAAAATGGTCATCTTGCAATTAATTGGCCGCTTGAGTCGGGATGAATCGCGTTGGGATGATCAACAATCGTGGAATAGTCTTGGCGAAAAAGCGGAAGGTCAACTCCTAGGTCTAGATCCTTAA
- a CDS encoding Glu/Leu/Phe/Val dehydrogenase dimerization domain-containing protein produces MNIFEAMEQYGHEELVFWYDHTTGLKAIVAIHDTTLGPALGGLRMWPYESEDDAITDVLRLSRGMTYKNAAMGLDLGGGKSVIWADSRHDKSEAMLRSFGRLIQSLGGRYITAEDVGVNADDMAVIARETEFVGGLKETSGDPSPATAVGVLEGMKAAMKMAFGSDDFHGRTVAIQGLGHVGSLLGEMLKEAGAQLIVTDIHPEDGKQVAERLGAKWVEPQEIYGVEADIFAPCALGAIINDDTIPQFKCKVIAGSANNQLKEPRHGLELMRRGIVYVPDYVINGGGVVNVADEFHRDGYNKERAYARVRAIGKQVGEILTRSEKENIPTQEAADQVAEHRIRELGQINSTYIPE; encoded by the coding sequence ATGAACATATTTGAAGCGATGGAACAGTATGGTCACGAAGAATTGGTCTTTTGGTATGACCATACCACAGGATTGAAAGCGATCGTGGCGATACATGATACAACGCTCGGACCGGCTCTCGGTGGTCTTAGGATGTGGCCCTATGAGTCTGAAGATGATGCCATTACCGATGTTCTTCGACTGTCCCGAGGGATGACATATAAAAATGCGGCCATGGGACTCGACTTAGGAGGCGGAAAGTCTGTGATTTGGGCGGACTCACGTCATGACAAGTCGGAGGCCATGTTGCGCTCTTTTGGCCGCCTCATTCAAAGTTTAGGAGGACGGTACATTACGGCGGAAGATGTGGGGGTTAATGCTGATGATATGGCTGTAATCGCCCGGGAAACCGAGTTTGTGGGCGGCCTGAAGGAAACCAGTGGTGACCCCTCGCCAGCGACGGCCGTTGGCGTTCTAGAAGGTATGAAGGCGGCCATGAAAATGGCATTTGGTTCCGATGATTTCCATGGTCGTACGGTAGCCATTCAAGGATTAGGACACGTGGGAAGTTTATTGGGCGAAATGCTCAAAGAAGCCGGAGCCCAATTAATTGTGACGGACATTCATCCTGAAGACGGTAAACAAGTGGCGGAGCGCTTAGGAGCCAAATGGGTGGAGCCTCAAGAGATTTATGGGGTAGAAGCAGACATTTTTGCCCCGTGTGCGCTAGGAGCCATCATTAACGATGACACCATTCCCCAGTTCAAGTGCAAAGTCATTGCGGGTTCGGCGAATAACCAATTAAAAGAACCTCGCCATGGTTTGGAGCTCATGCGGCGCGGGATTGTATATGTCCCTGATTACGTCATTAATGGTGGCGGCGTCGTCAATGTCGCCGATGAATTTCACCGCGACGGATACAATAAGGAACGGGCCTACGCTCGTGTCCGCGCGATTGGCAAACAGGTTGGGGAAATCCTGACGCGTTCTGAGAAGGAGAATATTCCGACCCAAGAAGCCGCTGACCAGGTGGCAGAACACCGCATTCGCGAATTGGGACAGATTAATTCGACCTATATTCCCGAATAA